One segment of Alistipes finegoldii DSM 17242 DNA contains the following:
- a CDS encoding 2-oxoacid:ferredoxin oxidoreductase subunit beta: MAEYKYTPADFKSDQEVRWCPGCGDHAILNAVQRALPEIADATDTPHNMFTFVSGIGCSSRFIYYMKTYGFHSVHGRANAVATGVKVANPRLNVWVTTGDGDSLAIGGNHFIHAIRRNVDLNVILFNNEIYGLTKGQYSPTSKLGKITKTSPYGTVEKPFNPGELVIGAKGTFFARSVDMEVGLSKECMVAAAMHKGMSVVEVLQNCVIFNDKTHGEFAADKATRAERTVTLRHGEKMLFGADKQKGIVFENMKLKVVTVGEDGYTLDDVLTHDAHQRDTTLHSMLAAMKYPDYPVALGVIRAVEDATVYDREVARQVEEVKAQSKIHSVDELLHSGATWEIE, translated from the coding sequence ATGGCAGAATACAAATACACCCCAGCGGATTTCAAAAGCGATCAGGAGGTACGCTGGTGCCCCGGATGCGGTGACCACGCCATCCTCAACGCCGTGCAGCGCGCGCTGCCCGAAATAGCCGACGCCACAGACACGCCGCACAACATGTTCACGTTCGTGTCGGGCATCGGATGCTCGTCGCGCTTCATCTACTACATGAAAACCTACGGGTTCCACTCCGTACACGGCCGCGCAAACGCCGTGGCGACGGGCGTCAAGGTCGCCAACCCGCGGCTCAACGTCTGGGTCACCACCGGCGACGGCGACTCGCTGGCCATCGGCGGCAACCACTTCATCCACGCCATCCGCCGCAACGTGGACCTCAACGTCATTCTGTTCAACAACGAGATTTACGGTCTGACCAAAGGCCAGTACTCCCCCACTTCGAAGCTGGGCAAGATCACCAAGACCTCGCCTTACGGCACGGTCGAGAAGCCGTTCAACCCCGGCGAACTGGTGATCGGCGCCAAGGGCACGTTCTTCGCCCGGTCGGTGGACATGGAGGTGGGACTTTCGAAGGAGTGCATGGTGGCCGCCGCGATGCACAAAGGCATGTCGGTAGTCGAAGTACTGCAAAACTGCGTGATATTCAACGACAAGACCCACGGCGAGTTCGCCGCCGACAAGGCTACGCGTGCGGAGCGCACCGTAACGCTGCGCCACGGCGAGAAGATGCTGTTCGGAGCCGACAAGCAGAAAGGCATCGTCTTCGAGAACATGAAGCTGAAGGTCGTAACCGTCGGTGAGGACGGCTACACGCTGGACGACGTGCTGACGCACGACGCCCACCAGCGCGACACGACGCTCCACTCGATGCTGGCGGCGATGAAGTACCCCGACTACCCCGTCGCCTTGGGAGTAATCCGGGCCGTCGAGGACGCCACGGTCTACGACCGCGAGGTCGCCCGGCAGGTCGAGGAGGTCAAAGCCCAGAGCAAAATCCACTCGGTGGACGAGTTGCTGCATTCGGGCGCGACTTGGGAGATCGAGTAA
- the trxA gene encoding thioredoxin codes for MKAIELTTTEFQTRIYDFRANPEWKYEGDLPAVIDFYAPWCGPCRMMGPVMESLAEEYAGKVRMYKVNVDKEKRLAAIFRVRSIPTFLFIPVSGEPKHANGAMEIAQMRRIIDTTLLEH; via the coding sequence ATGAAAGCAATCGAACTGACGACAACGGAATTCCAGACGCGGATTTATGACTTCCGGGCCAATCCGGAATGGAAATACGAGGGCGACCTGCCCGCCGTAATCGATTTTTACGCCCCGTGGTGCGGTCCCTGCAGGATGATGGGGCCGGTTATGGAGTCGCTGGCCGAAGAATATGCCGGGAAGGTCCGCATGTATAAGGTGAATGTGGACAAGGAAAAACGGCTTGCGGCGATATTCCGCGTGCGGAGCATTCCGACGTTCCTGTTTATTCCCGTGTCCGGTGAACCGAAGCACGCCAACGGAGCCATGGAGATCGCCCAAATGCGCCGGATCATCGACACCACGCTTCTCGAACACTGA